The Methanoculleus marisnigri JR1 genome window below encodes:
- a CDS encoding Eco57I restriction-modification methylase domain-containing protein produces MPAPPEIVDLVKRFDQYYAKYTSQSYNEFQVRKEFIDPFFEALGWDVNNRSGLDERYKDVIHEDTVRVEKSTKAPDYSFRIGGMRKFFVEAKKPAVNLKENPEPAYQVRRYAWSAKLPVSLLTDFEEFIIYDCTAKPSPKDKASVKRIGYYRYTDYVEKWDEIAAIFSKQGILTGGYDDYVDNLKQKKGGKGTAGIDDAFLAEIEGWRDILAKNIALRNKDLSVRELNAAVQKTIDRIIFLRICEDRGIEEYGQLKRIAAGKDVYEQLKLLFRYADDRYNSGLFHFSGEAGRGEEPDNLTLSLAIDDKVLKQIISHLYYPDSPYEFSVFPADILGQVYEQFLGKVIRLTAGHQAKVEEKPEVKKAGGVFYTPTYIVEYIVKQTVGNLVEGKDPKAVAGLHVLDPACGSGSFLLGAYQYLLDWHLAWYMDNLVPLLASGKKMTDPAVLELLPARPAPVKNGRGKKKRGDEYILPVYQVTDTDWRLTTEEKKRILLNNIYGVDIDPQAVEVTKLSLLLKVLEGEKSERIGKQLTITEERVLPSLHENIKCGNSLVGPDIYNDVQMTLDDEDAIFRINAFDWNQAFPSILQAGGFDAVIGNPPYVRQEILGREFKDYAKKHYAVYHGVADLYTYFIEKGVSLLRPGGQFAYIVANKWMRANYGKPLRQWLKEQRIEEIMDFGDLPVFESATTYPCILRIGAGSPCEWFDAVQVENLDYPDLTDYVKAHAYPVNLTYLDEEGWSLADEKTQALLLKIRAAGVPLGTYVDGKIYRGILTGLNEAFVIDEATRGRLIAEDPRSAEVIKPFLAGRDVKRYQPLELSKYLIFTRRGINIDSYPAIGRYLKQYKEKLIPRPRDWPSDKPWLGRKAGSYQWYEVQDSIDYYLEFEKPKIIVPAIVQRGSYTYDERSIYSNDKTSIIPCTDIYLLGILNSKVADFVVHLISSTKQGGYYEYKPMYISQIPIHPIDPSDPADVARHDRMVALVEKMLDLNRRLAAAKAPHEKEVLAGMIDATDREIDRLVYELYGLTEEEIAVVEGVV; encoded by the coding sequence ATGCCCGCTCCCCCCGAAATAGTCGATCTGGTCAAGCGGTTCGACCAGTATTATGCAAAGTATACGTCACAGTCCTACAACGAGTTCCAGGTCAGAAAAGAGTTCATCGATCCTTTCTTCGAGGCGCTCGGCTGGGACGTGAACAACCGCTCGGGGCTCGATGAGCGCTACAAAGACGTGATCCACGAGGACACCGTCAGGGTGGAGAAGTCCACCAAAGCGCCGGACTACTCGTTCCGGATCGGCGGCATGCGCAAGTTCTTCGTCGAGGCGAAGAAACCCGCCGTGAATCTCAAGGAGAACCCGGAGCCAGCCTACCAGGTGCGTCGGTATGCCTGGAGCGCGAAACTGCCGGTCAGCCTGCTCACGGACTTCGAGGAGTTCATCATCTACGACTGTACGGCGAAACCCTCACCGAAGGATAAGGCGTCGGTGAAGAGGATCGGTTACTACCGCTACACCGACTATGTCGAGAAATGGGACGAGATTGCGGCGATCTTCTCCAAGCAGGGCATCCTGACCGGGGGGTATGACGACTACGTCGATAACCTGAAACAGAAGAAGGGCGGAAAGGGCACCGCCGGCATCGACGATGCTTTCCTCGCGGAGATCGAGGGGTGGCGTGATATTCTCGCGAAGAACATCGCGCTCCGGAACAAGGATCTCTCGGTCAGGGAATTGAACGCAGCGGTCCAGAAGACGATCGACCGGATCATCTTCCTCAGAATCTGCGAAGACCGCGGGATCGAGGAGTACGGGCAGCTGAAGAGAATCGCCGCCGGGAAAGATGTCTATGAGCAGTTGAAATTGCTCTTCCGGTATGCAGACGACCGGTACAACTCCGGGCTGTTTCACTTCTCCGGGGAAGCCGGCCGGGGAGAAGAGCCGGACAACCTGACGCTCTCCCTTGCCATCGACGACAAGGTGCTCAAGCAGATCATCAGCCACCTCTACTACCCGGACTCGCCATATGAGTTCTCGGTTTTCCCGGCGGACATCCTCGGCCAGGTCTACGAGCAGTTCCTCGGGAAGGTCATCCGCCTGACGGCCGGGCACCAGGCGAAGGTCGAGGAGAAGCCGGAGGTGAAGAAGGCGGGCGGGGTCTTCTACACGCCGACCTACATCGTAGAGTATATCGTGAAGCAGACCGTCGGGAACCTGGTCGAGGGGAAGGATCCGAAGGCGGTCGCAGGCCTCCACGTCCTCGACCCGGCCTGCGGTTCGGGGTCGTTCCTCCTCGGCGCCTACCAGTACCTCCTCGACTGGCACCTTGCGTGGTACATGGACAACCTGGTCCCGCTGCTCGCGAGCGGGAAGAAGATGACCGATCCGGCGGTGCTGGAACTTCTGCCGGCCAGGCCTGCGCCGGTGAAGAACGGCCGCGGTAAGAAGAAGCGGGGGGACGAGTACATCCTTCCGGTCTACCAGGTGACCGATACCGACTGGCGGCTGACGACGGAGGAGAAGAAGCGGATTCTCTTAAACAACATCTACGGTGTGGACATCGACCCGCAGGCAGTGGAGGTGACGAAACTCTCGCTCCTCCTGAAGGTGCTCGAGGGCGAGAAGTCCGAGCGGATAGGCAAGCAGCTGACGATCACCGAGGAGCGGGTGCTTCCCTCCCTCCATGAGAATATCAAGTGCGGGAACTCGCTCGTTGGTCCCGACATCTACAATGATGTGCAGATGACCCTCGACGACGAGGATGCGATCTTCCGGATCAATGCGTTCGACTGGAACCAGGCCTTCCCGTCTATTCTGCAGGCGGGTGGGTTTGATGCGGTGATCGGGAACCCGCCGTATGTGCGCCAGGAGATCCTCGGGCGGGAGTTCAAGGACTACGCGAAAAAGCATTACGCGGTCTACCACGGCGTTGCCGACCTCTACACCTACTTTATCGAGAAGGGGGTTTCGCTCCTCCGCCCGGGCGGGCAGTTCGCCTACATCGTGGCGAACAAGTGGATGCGGGCGAACTACGGGAAACCTCTCCGGCAGTGGCTGAAAGAGCAGCGCATCGAGGAGATCATGGATTTCGGCGATCTTCCCGTGTTTGAGAGCGCAACAACCTATCCCTGCATCCTCCGGATCGGGGCCGGATCTCCCTGCGAGTGGTTCGATGCTGTGCAGGTGGAAAACCTTGATTATCCGGACCTCACCGACTACGTGAAGGCTCATGCGTATCCGGTAAACCTGACGTATCTCGATGAGGAGGGGTGGTCTCTGGCCGACGAGAAGACGCAGGCGCTTCTTCTGAAGATCAGGGCCGCCGGGGTTCCTCTGGGGACGTATGTGGATGGGAAGATCTATAGGGGTATCCTGACCGGACTGAACGAGGCTTTCGTGATCGACGAGGCGACGAGAGGGCGGTTGATCGCCGAAGACCCCCGGAGCGCGGAGGTTATCAAGCCGTTTCTCGCTGGCCGAGATGTCAAGCGATATCAACCATTAGAGTTGAGCAAATATCTCATCTTTACGCGGCGTGGAATTAACATCGATAGTTACCCCGCGATTGGAAGGTATCTGAAACAGTATAAAGAAAAACTCATACCCCGGCCAAGAGATTGGCCGTCAGATAAACCATGGCTGGGTAGAAAAGCAGGTTCCTATCAATGGTATGAGGTTCAGGACTCAATTGATTACTATCTGGAATTTGAAAAGCCAAAGATCATCGTTCCCGCAATAGTTCAGAGGGGGTCATACACGTATGATGAAAGGTCAATCTACTCCAACGATAAGACATCCATAATCCCATGCACTGACATCTATCTACTTGGCATACTCAATTCAAAAGTTGCTGACTTTGTTGTCCATCTCATCTCCTCGACGAAGCAAGGAGGCTATTACGAGTATAAACCGATGTATATCTCTCAGATCCCAATCCACCCCATCGACCCCTCCGACCCCGCCGACGTCGCCCGCCACGACCGCATGGTCGCCCTCGTCGAGAAGATGCTCGACCTGAACAGGCGCCTCGCGGCGGCGAAGGCCCCGCATGAGAAGGAGGTGCTCGCCGGGATGATTGACGCGACCGACCGGGAGATCGATAGGCTGGTGTACGAGTTGTACGGGCTGACTGAGGAGGAGATCGCGGTTGTGGAGGGGGTTGTGTAG
- a CDS encoding HepT-like ribonuclease domain-containing protein — protein MGSAEDLRNRRLERAGIERMLTIIGEAAKMASPELRREYPEIPWREAAGMRDKIVHHYFGVDYEAVFLTLRDDLPVLKREIQSILNEA, from the coding sequence ATCGGATCGGCGGAGGATCTCCGGAACCGCCGGCTGGAGCGTGCCGGGATCGAGCGCATGCTGACCATCATCGGCGAGGCGGCAAAGATGGCATCGCCGGAGTTGCGCAGGGAGTACCCGGAGATCCCCTGGAGGGAGGCTGCGGGGATGCGGGATAAGATCGTCCACCATTACTTCGGCGTGGATTACGAAGCGGTGTTCCTGACCCTGCGCGATGATCTTCCGGTTCTTAAGCGAGAAATCCAGTCGATTCTTAACGAAGCCTAA
- a CDS encoding nucleotidyltransferase family protein, whose amino-acid sequence MLTADGILGALAEHRERIRSLGVRQIGVFGSFARDEGHEESDIDILIEFEEGGRSFDTYMDLKFFLEDLFGRRVDLVDRDAIKPALAPHILRSVRYVPGI is encoded by the coding sequence ATGCTTACGGCTGACGGCATTCTCGGTGCGCTGGCGGAACACCGCGAACGGATCAGGAGCCTGGGCGTTCGGCAGATCGGGGTCTTCGGGTCGTTTGCCCGGGACGAGGGGCATGAAGAGAGCGATATCGATATTCTCATCGAGTTCGAGGAAGGGGGGCGTTCTTTTGACACGTATATGGACCTCAAGTTCTTCCTCGAAGATCTCTTCGGGAGGAGAGTCGACCTCGTCGACCGCGATGCCATAAAACCGGCTCTCGCACCACATATCCTCAGAAGTGTTCGGTATGTCCCGGGAATATAA
- the mntA gene encoding type VII toxin-antitoxin system MntA family adenylyltransferase antitoxin: MARETIIAILTRNDAEWIAVFGSYARGSANPSSDIDILVRFARKKSLFSLVRIEDELARALCMKVDLVTENAVSPYLADAIYRDAVVIYDAGGLPHIFTTSLMPY; encoded by the coding sequence ATGGCACGCGAGACTATCATCGCGATACTCACCCGAAACGATGCCGAGTGGATCGCGGTCTTCGGCTCCTATGCACGGGGATCCGCCAACCCGTCGAGCGATATCGATATCCTTGTCCGGTTCGCCCGCAAAAAAAGCCTTTTTTCGCTTGTCCGGATCGAGGACGAGCTTGCCCGGGCTCTGTGCATGAAGGTGGATCTCGTCACCGAGAACGCCGTGAGCCCGTACCTTGCCGATGCAATCTACCGTGACGCCGTGGTGATCTATGACGCCGGAGGACTTCCGCATATCTTCACCACATCCTTGATGCCATACTGA
- a CDS encoding HFX_2341 family transcriptional regulator domain-containing protein has protein sequence MNIVKTLDPIQPARADGLNERVHLIPLGHEIDRAVKPFNTYRAERAYVIVVPDNADLDEQMLEKQRHYTKRVCEGLLAAGVHPEVTYCNMFDILDVLRVVSSLIVREKRQGNDVLINMSACGRMTSVAVTMAAMVHGVTAYYVHADRYATGGDAALEVNHGLSIVETGRVEPLYNFSIMMPDAECQLLLCELYRRGQGMTSEGLFDFCHKKGFEGYGELPPEKRNKPGEYSSGPKNRELLNRTNRKYLHKLEATGYITRIWTGRRFSVHITDAGKYIACVSGLLEGNVE, from the coding sequence GTGAATATTGTGAAAACTCTTGATCCCATTCAGCCTGCCAGGGCCGATGGCCTGAACGAGCGGGTTCACCTGATCCCGCTCGGCCACGAGATCGACCGGGCCGTAAAGCCGTTCAATACATACCGGGCCGAGCGTGCATACGTCATCGTGGTTCCGGACAACGCCGATCTGGACGAGCAGATGCTGGAGAAGCAGCGGCACTACACGAAGAGGGTCTGTGAGGGGCTGCTGGCGGCGGGTGTCCACCCCGAGGTCACCTACTGCAATATGTTCGACATCCTTGATGTGCTCCGGGTCGTCTCCTCCCTGATCGTGAGAGAGAAGCGGCAGGGGAACGACGTCCTGATCAATATGTCGGCCTGCGGCAGGATGACGTCGGTGGCCGTCACCATGGCGGCGATGGTGCACGGGGTTACGGCGTACTACGTGCATGCGGATCGCTATGCAACGGGTGGTGATGCCGCGCTCGAGGTGAACCACGGTCTGAGTATCGTGGAGACCGGGCGGGTTGAACCGCTGTACAACTTCTCCATCATGATGCCGGATGCCGAGTGCCAGTTGCTGCTGTGCGAACTCTACCGGCGGGGGCAGGGGATGACCAGCGAGGGTCTCTTCGACTTTTGCCACAAGAAAGGATTTGAAGGGTACGGCGAATTGCCGCCGGAAAAGAGGAACAAACCTGGCGAATACAGTTCAGGGCCGAAGAACCGGGAACTCCTCAACAGGACGAACCGAAAATACCTGCATAAACTGGAAGCCACAGGCTACATCACGCGCATCTGGACCGGCAGGCGATTTTCTGTTCACATCACCGATGCCGGGAAGTACATTGCCTGTGTGAGCGGTCTGCTTGAGGGGAACGTCGAATAA
- a CDS encoding Rossmann-fold NAD(P)-binding domain-containing protein produces the protein MQEPVLLHEEAGAGLHHGRHASHPSPVPAASIPAHRSEEPLIFPAAIVIHGVGTMPVEVDGRLIDDTTIQLDRPLKPGEERVVVRLRKHPKKMTKLYAPEEYILKLAEKDLEELY, from the coding sequence ATGCAGGAGCCAGTCCTCCTGCATGAGGAAGCTGGCGCAGGGCTTCACCACGGTCGCCACGCATCCCATCCATCACCCGTACCGGCCGCATCAATCCCCGCACACAGGAGCGAAGAACCTTTAATTTTCCCGGCGGCAATAGTGATCCATGGAGTGGGGACAATGCCGGTAGAAGTCGACGGAAGACTGATCGACGACACGACAATCCAGCTCGACCGACCCCTGAAACCCGGGGAAGAGCGAGTGGTAGTCAGGTTGAGGAAACACCCTAAAAAAATGACAAAACTCTATGCTCCTGAAGAATACATCCTGAAACTGGCCGAGAAAGACCTTGAAGAGCTGTACTGA
- a CDS encoding type II toxin-antitoxin system VapC family toxin: MNIADLEEGTVFLDTNILLYAYTTTRFSLSCERLLEKIQAGDITGYINATVLDEFFHKALLTELYTEKHLSPREAIAYIKKYPEILLDLNTPYVMAREILEEYNLTVLETSNLPGDALLISQRYGLLFSDALHAASARNHHIDYFATNDRDFDRVDFLTLARPSAEPIS, translated from the coding sequence ATGAACATAGCTGATCTGGAAGAGGGAACGGTGTTTCTTGACACCAACATCCTCCTCTACGCCTATACCACTACGCGGTTCTCTCTATCGTGTGAGAGGCTTCTTGAAAAGATACAGGCAGGGGATATTACGGGATATATCAACGCCACTGTCTTGGACGAATTCTTCCACAAAGCCCTCCTCACGGAGTTATATACGGAGAAGCATCTCTCGCCACGGGAAGCGATTGCTTACATCAAGAAATACCCTGAGATCTTACTCGATCTGAACACTCCATACGTCATGGCCAGAGAGATACTGGAAGAGTACAATCTCACGGTCCTTGAAACCTCGAATCTTCCGGGCGATGCGCTCCTGATCTCGCAACGGTATGGACTGCTCTTCTCTGATGCTCTGCATGCTGCGTCTGCACGCAATCACCACATTGACTATTTCGCCACGAATGACCGGGATTTCGACCGGGTAGATTTTCTCACCCTGGCGCGTCCTTCTGCTGAACCAATATCCTGA